The window ATCGTGTGCCATCATGCCGCGCAGCACTCAGTCGCGATCGGTTCGCGCGATCCGAAGTACGATGCGCAAGTCAACGTGATCGGCTTGCTCAACGTTCTCGACGCGTCGGTTCGCGCGGGGGCGCGTAAGGTGATCTATGCGTCGAGCGGCGCAACGTATGGAACCCCGGAGAAGCTACCGATGGATGAGTCCACGCCGCAGCTTCCGGAGTCGCCCTATGGCATTACGAAGATGGTCGGCGAGCATTATCTGCGGTTCTACAGGAACGAGCGCGGCCTGGATTTCACGGCGCTGCGCTACGCGAACGTCTACGGCCCGCGCCAGGATCCCAACGGCGAGGCCGGCGTGATCGCGATCTTTGCGGGGAAGTTTCTCACGAAAACCGGTGTACGGATCGACTGGGACGGCGAGCAAACACGCGACTACGTCTATGTCGGCGATATCGCACGTTGCAATGTGCTGGCGCTCGAACGCGGATCCGGCGGCGCTTATACAATCGGCACCG of the Candidatus Baltobacteraceae bacterium genome contains:
- a CDS encoding NAD-dependent epimerase/dehydratase family protein, whose protein sequence is MRIIVTGGAGFIGSHIVDRYLELGHEVVVIDSLWSHGGGRRENIPARVGFVHLDIRDDEIQRVFLDFKPEIVCHHAAQHSVAIGSRDPKYDAQVNVIGLLNVLDASVRAGARKVIYASSGATYGTPEKLPMDESTPQLPESPYGITKMVGEHYLRFYRNERGLDFTALRYANVYGPRQDPNGEAGVIAIFAGKFLTKTGVRIDWDGEQTRDYVYVGDIARCNVLALERGSGGAYTIGTGKRTSVNQIYDALVEISGFRAPVERAEKRQGDVRDAQFSYALAKRELEWEPHVALLDGMRMTYDYFRERSTARV